The following coding sequences are from one Capsicum annuum cultivar UCD-10X-F1 chromosome 3, UCD10Xv1.1, whole genome shotgun sequence window:
- the LOC124897262 gene encoding heterogeneous nuclear ribonucleoprotein A0-like: protein MSHGNFTLAWSPAFITLVRWGTDEEKDGGGRGGRLKGGDRDRVGYIESSREGGEGEGGYRESSGGGSGGEEMLCYVYDNSSFQHEYWILLNWDGGGGGTKICRNTSLDTFLFESRKPWTLVGTQRNKQRKLNSQENTLAFTHQDSTKK, encoded by the exons ATGTCACATGGCAACTTTACATTGGCTTGGAG CCCTGCTTTCATAACGTTGGTACGATGGGGAACGGATGAAGAAAAAGATGGTGGAGGGAGAGGAGGTCGCCTGAAAGGCGGTGACAGAGATAGAGTTGGATACATAGAATCCTCGAGGGAGGGGGGCGAAGGTGAAGGTGGATACAGAGAATCATCAGGAGGTGGAAGCGGCGGTGAAGAAATGTTGTGCTATGTATATGACAATTCATCATTCCAACACGAGTATTGGATTCTCCTAAATTGGGATGGTGGTGGTGGAGGAACAAAAATCTGCCGAAACACTTCCCTGGACACCTTTCTTTTTGAAAGTAGGAAGCCATGGACACTTGTAGGGACTCAACGAAACAAACAGAGAAAACTCAATTCTCAAGAAAATACATTGGCATTCACACACCAagattcaacaaaaaaataa
- the LOC107861793 gene encoding protein PAF1 homolog, producing MASYFLKMKESRSSSSPSQSNFVPPPPAFQSRGSQYSRWNDGSSSMQHNIPPPPPPDDSLYPTPSPSPPPPPTLCIYLHLPHRLLPLPPPPPSSAIMKSFEATSSDADKPDKFLAYMVPAPNELSKDMYDENEEISYSLGSRVRGDDADDPTTYIVAFGETEAHYMYARQVGPTETVSCHPK from the exons ATGGCTTCTTACTTCCTTAAAATGAAAGAGTCCAGGTCTTCGTCTAGTCCGTCTCAGTCGAATTTTGTTCCTCCTCCACCGGCATTCCAGTCAAGGGGAAGCCAGTACTCGCGGTGGAATGATGGATCGTCATCTATGCAGCACAACATTCCTCCTCCTCCGCCTCCTGATGATTCTTTGTATCCAActccatcaccatcaccaccaccacctccgACTCTATGTATCTACCTCCACCTCCCTCACCgccttcttcctcttcctccgcCACCTCCTTCATCA GCCATTATGAAAAGCTTTGAGGCTACAAGCTCAGATGCAGATAAACCTGACAAATTTCTGGCATATATGGTCCCTGCACCAAATGAG CTATCGAAGGATATGTATGATGAAAATGAGGAAATCTCATACTCTTTGGGTTCGAGA GTACGAGGTGATGATGCAGATGATCCTACTACATATATTGTAGCATTTGGTGAAACAGAAGCCCATTACATG TATGCAAGACAAGTTGGACCAACTGAGACCGTGTCGTGTCACCCAAAGTAA